A window of Flammeovirga kamogawensis genomic DNA:
TTAGTAATTCTGTAGAGTAAGTTTTTATAAAATAACATATAGTAGGTGCTAATAAGCAGATAAGTACATAATATCTAGGTTGATATTTCTTATTCATTAATATACCAAATGAAAATAAACCTAATAGTGGTCCGTAAGTATAAGAAGCTATTTTTAGTATGGTATCTAGTGCGTTTGTATTATTAATTGATTCAAAAATGATTACTAAAATAAATAGTAAAAAGGCAAAAGAAAAATGTGTTAACCTTTTCACTTTTTCTTTATCATCGTTTGATTTTTTACTATCAGTTAAGTTTAAAAAGTCGACACAAAATGAAGTAGTTAATGATGTTATAGCAGAGTCTGCACTAGAAAAAGCTGCAGCAATTACGCCCAATAAAAATATACTAGCTCCAATAAAACCTAATTTTTGTTGTGCAATTAATGGGAATACTTTATCTGATTTACTAGGTAACTCTAATTGAATAAAATCTGCATAGCTGTATAAGTAAACACCCAATAATAAAAATAATGCGAGAGTGAGAAATAAAATACCACTAAAAATTACCATGTTTTTTTGTGAGTCTTTTAGCTTTTTAATGGTAAGGTTTTTCTGCATCATGTCCTGATCAAAACCTGTCATTACAATAACAATAAAAGCTCCAGCAATAAACTGTTTCCAAAAATAATTTGGAGCATTTATATCCCAGAAAAAAACTTGAGTATAGGTAGTATTCTCAGTAGCTTTTGTCCAAATTTCACCCATTGAACTAGACATTGTATTAGTTATTAATACAATTGTAAGAACACCAGCAATAAGCATAAATGCACTTTGTAGTATATCTGTCCAAACAACTGTTTTTATTCCGCCTTTAAGCGTGTATAAACTAATAATCAGTAATAATATAAATGCGTTAACTAAGAAGGGAACACCTAATGGCTCATAAATAAAGGTTTGTAGCACAGTAGCCATTATAAATAGTTTGCCGGCAGCCTGTAAACCTCTGGATAAAATAAATAAGGATGAACCAGTTTTATAAGCAGTTTTTCCAAAACGGTTATTCAGAAAACCATAAATGGATATCAAATTATTGGAGTAATAGAGCGGCATTAAAACGTAAGCTATTACTACATAGCCAACAATATATCCAAGTCCCATTTGTAAGTAGCTAAAAGAAGCAGCCTTTACTATACCGGGTAAAGATATAAATGTAATACCAGAAAGGGTGGTACCTATCATTCCAAATGTTACAGCATACCAAGGAGAGTTTTTGTCTCCGGTAAAAAATGTTGTTGTGTTACTACTTTTTGAAGAATAAAAAGAAATGACAAATAATAATACCACATAGGCTAAGAATAAACCTAAGCTTTCAATTGCAGAAATACTCATATAAAAAAACACCTTAATTATTGAATCACAAAAGTGATAAGATTAATTGACTTCTGAAAGAAAGCCGAATGATCTTCAATAATTAAGGTGAATAAGTAGTTATTCTTTTAACTAGAATTGTGATGACGTCTGAGCATCAAAAGAAGTTAGGGTGTAATATGGTAATACAACTCTTTCTCCTTTATTAAATTTAGGTAACTGAATAGTACGTTTTTCTTTTGTCCCTTTTAAAGTAGTAAGTTCTATTTCTACAGAAGTTTGACCTTCTACAAGAGGGATTCTAGAATAAGAAATATCTTTAGGGAGTGATTGCCAAGACCTTGTGTCAGCAGATTCTGTAGCAGAACCAATTATACTTAAAGCGGCACCCCACCCTTCATTTTCTTGAGAAACTTTTGCTGCTACACTTTGTTTTAAAGCTACACGTAATAGTGTTTTACTAAACTCAAGTAACATTCTTTCTTCAAGTACTTTAAAAGAGATAGCATTGATATCTTCAGCAAAAGAGAAACCGTATTTATTTCCGGTACTATCCATTACAATAGCATCTTTATAAAAGCTTTTTCTTTCTACATATTTAGGGAATACAGCTCTAATCCAAGATACAGAAGGTTGATCTTTACCTGCGTAGTATGGGAATGTTAATCCAAGATCTTTATTCACGAATGTAACCCAACCGTTACTTCCTTGGATAATTGCAAAGTTAATTCCCCATTCATCTTTAACAGGAGACATACCATTGTTCCATAAAAGAACTAAATCGGCATATGCTTCATCCTTTTTATTTTCAATGCCAAATTTCTTAGCGTATTTATCTGCATCATCCCACAGACCAGTTTCTTGAGCTGTTCTCACTAAATCTAACTTTAGTTGTTGAGGGATTGGTGTTTTAAATAATTTAGCATAATCATTTTCGTAAATATCTAAAGCGTTACGATATGCGATAAATGCATTGTTAGGATCGTTGAATGCCTCATAGATAATACCCATCATTACATGGATAAAAGCGTCTTTTTTATATTTTTTATCCGATTTATATTTATCAGAAAGCTGATTTAAACGGATATTCATTCGCTTACATTCAACAAGAGCCTCGTTATATTGTCTCATTTCAAGGTAATTTAGAGCCTTGAAATAGTTTACCATTAGTTTTTCGTGGTCCTCGCCAGGGTAAGTTGTTAAGTTAGGATTTAGAAGTAAAGCACCACCTTCTTCTAAAACACTTTTTTTATGATCCTCTACAAAAATATCAGCCTTTTGGAAGTATTGATTACTTTGATCAAACTCTCTTTGAAGGGAAGTAACCATACCATAATTGACATAGTATAGAAATTCCAAACGCCCTGTTTCCATTTTCTTACTCGCGGCCATAAAAGCTGCTGCTTGATCATAATTACTTTCAGATAACGCTTTGTTAAATTCGTACGTTTTCTGGTAGAATGTTGGAGCACAAGCAACTACGGTGAAGACTAATGTTAGACAGATTAAAAAACGATAGATCATACTGAAAAAAAAGTTGAGTATGTTGGTTTATATATAAGAGAACCTCCCTAAATCCTTTATGGTTTTAGGGAGGTATATTTTTTTAATATCAAATTAGTTTTTGATATACTTTTTGATCTCTTTATCTCCGATCCAAACTTTTTCAGTAGTTTCAAGATCAGCTAATTCAAGATTGATTTTGTAGTTTACTAACTTTTCTTTTTTAAGTTCATCAACTGTAGAATTGATAGTTCCGAACATAATAAAGTCAGCACCTAACTCTTGTGCAATTCTCTTCTGAGTTTCTTCAGAAGCATTTGTTTGTTGAGACTGTTGCTCAGCACGTAATTGCTCACGGAATTGATCGTTTTCTACAACTCTTACTTTACCAGAGTTAATAAATTCACGCTCAATATCTTTAATAAAAGTTTCTGCTTCAATGTGCTCATGGCTTTTATTAATAACGCCACCTACAATTACTACAGGTTTTTTATTTTTAGAGTTTTCAAAGTTTGGTAACCAAGGACGGCTCATAACATCAGAAATCATATCTTTAGATACTTGTCTTGAATCTGTGTCATTCCATCTACCACTAATATCAATAGTTTGGTTTGGGTCTACTCTAGTTACAGATCTAGAACAAGATCCTACTATAATTAAAGAAAGAATTGCTACTGCAAAAGTAAATCTCTTCGTTAAATTCATTGTTTTGTATTGTATTAATTGTAATTATACTTAAAAGCTATTGTAAGACAAACTTACCTTTAGGCTTGTCAAGTTTCTTTAAAGTTATTTTGGATTCTGAAATACTAACGATTTTAAATCTTGAAGAAGCAGTATCACTAGAACCATCTCCTTTACCATGAACAAGTAATAATTCTTTTTTACTACCCATTACCCATTTGCCAGCAAGATATTCGTTACTGTTATTTTTAAAACCGAATTTTTTATCGATAGAGAAATGTAATGTATTTCCTTCGTCTAAGGCGTAAGTCTCTTGTTTTGTGAGTTTATCACGCTTAACTTCAGTAATCGTCCAGTCTTTGCTAATTAAAATTTCTTTTCTAGCATCAATATTTTGGGCGAAACTATCAACAGACATGAAAAGAGTTAATCCTAATAGAAAAGCAAAAGCTCCTCCAATTTTTGTAGTTATTTTCATAGTTATGATTATTAATTTATTAATTCTTTTGCCAAACGATTTATTAGAAAAATAGTTTCATAAGAAACATTAATTAACGTTTAGTGAATTTTAATAATATGAAGTTATCTAAGAATATTTTATTTACCTAAATTTTTGTTCCAAGTAACTTTAAATTCTTTGTACAAGGCAAAAATATCATCGACATCTTCATTTAGACCATCTTCATTATTTACTTTAAGTTTCTGTTCAGATATTTTTGCTTTATCAGCTAATTTCATAATCCCAATAGTAGCAGCTGTACCTTTAAAAGTATGCATTATGGAGCGTATATTTTCGATATTATGTGAACTTTTAGCTTCAATTAACTCATTAATCAAACTATCTCCTTCATTTATAAAATCATCAAATGATAATTGAATGAGTTCTACTCCACCATATTTTGCAAGTTCTGCAGTAATACCATAATCAATAATAACAAGTCCGTTCGAATCAAAATCTTTATCAGTTCTAATTCCTCCTTCGTTATCATCTTCAGTAATAAGCTCTTCAATTTCAATATCTTCAGTAACTTCTTCAGTTTTGGTAGTATTTGTAGAAATTAAATCTTCTACTTTCTGTAATAAATCATTTGCTTTAATAGGTTTAGGTAAGAAGCCATCCATTCCTGCTTTTAGGAATTCAGCTTGTTCTTCTACTAAAGTAAATGCTGTCATTGCAATAATAGGAACATTTAATTCTGGGAATAACTGATGAATCTTTTTAGTTGTTTCCATACCATTCATATTTGGCATTTGGATGTCCATAAAAATAATATCAAAAGAATGTGAACCGTCTTTTAAAATTTCAATAGCTCTATTCCCACTATTTGCGGAGAAAGTTACACAGCCAGATTTTTTCAGGATACTTTCTGCAACCATTACGTTAACGCTATTATCGTCAACAACTAGAATTTTTGGCTTCTGAATTCTGATACTATTAGAGAATAATTCTTGTACCTCCTCGCTATTATTAGTAGGAGTTAGGTGATTACATTCTTTAATTTCTATTGTAAACCAGAAAGTACTACCA
This region includes:
- a CDS encoding sodium:solute symporter — its product is MSISAIESLGLFLAYVVLLFVISFYSSKSSNTTTFFTGDKNSPWYAVTFGMIGTTLSGITFISLPGIVKAASFSYLQMGLGYIVGYVVIAYVLMPLYYSNNLISIYGFLNNRFGKTAYKTGSSLFILSRGLQAAGKLFIMATVLQTFIYEPLGVPFLVNAFILLLIISLYTLKGGIKTVVWTDILQSAFMLIAGVLTIVLITNTMSSSMGEIWTKATENTTYTQVFFWDINAPNYFWKQFIAGAFIVIVMTGFDQDMMQKNLTIKKLKDSQKNMVIFSGILFLTLALFLLLGVYLYSYADFIQLELPSKSDKVFPLIAQQKLGFIGASIFLLGVIAAAFSSADSAITSLTTSFCVDFLNLTDSKKSNDDKEKVKRLTHFSFAFLLFILVIIFESINNTNALDTILKIASYTYGPLLGLFSFGILMNKKYQPRYYVLICLLAPTICYFIKTYSTELLNGYKFGYELLLLNGCLTFLGLFLSSRKVEA
- a CDS encoding COG3014 family protein, which encodes MIYRFLICLTLVFTVVACAPTFYQKTYEFNKALSESNYDQAAAFMAASKKMETGRLEFLYYVNYGMVTSLQREFDQSNQYFQKADIFVEDHKKSVLEEGGALLLNPNLTTYPGEDHEKLMVNYFKALNYLEMRQYNEALVECKRMNIRLNQLSDKYKSDKKYKKDAFIHVMMGIIYEAFNDPNNAFIAYRNALDIYENDYAKLFKTPIPQQLKLDLVRTAQETGLWDDADKYAKKFGIENKKDEAYADLVLLWNNGMSPVKDEWGINFAIIQGSNGWVTFVNKDLGLTFPYYAGKDQPSVSWIRAVFPKYVERKSFYKDAIVMDSTGNKYGFSFAEDINAISFKVLEERMLLEFSKTLLRVALKQSVAAKVSQENEGWGAALSIIGSATESADTRSWQSLPKDISYSRIPLVEGQTSVEIELTTLKGTKEKRTIQLPKFNKGERVVLPYYTLTSFDAQTSSQF
- a CDS encoding penicillin-binding protein activator LpoB — protein: MNLTKRFTFAVAILSLIIVGSCSRSVTRVDPNQTIDISGRWNDTDSRQVSKDMISDVMSRPWLPNFENSKNKKPVVIVGGVINKSHEHIEAETFIKDIEREFINSGKVRVVENDQFREQLRAEQQSQQTNASEETQKRIAQELGADFIMFGTINSTVDELKKEKLVNYKINLELADLETTEKVWIGDKEIKKYIKN